The DNA segment CTACGCGCCCGAGGTTGGCCGGGCACATGCCCTCGGCGTCCTTCGTCGGGCTGATCTGCTCCTGGAGCAGCCGCGAGTCGCACCCCTCGGGCAGCGGCATCTGGATGATGATGCCTGTGACGTCCTTCATCGCGTTCAGCTCGGCGATGCGCTGGGCGAGCTGCGCCTGCGTGCTGGTAAGCGGTTGCTCGTCCACGTCGTAGCGGATGCCGATCTCCTCGCAGCTCTTCTTCTGGCTGGCCACGTAGATGCGCGAGCCCGCGTTGTCATTGGCCTGGAGGGCCACGAGGTGCGGGGCCTTGCCGATGGATTTCAGGTGCTCGACTTCCCGGGCCAGCCGCTCCTTGAGCCTGGCGGCAATCGCCTCGCCGTCAATGATCGTTGCAGACACTCGACGACCTCCTACGAAGGGCTTCAGGACCGCCCCGATCCGGGGCGCAGCGGCTCTTTATGATAGCAGCCTGTGCTCCCAATGCAAGCGCGAAGAGAGAACCTCCCGCGGGCCGTCGGCCCGCGGGAGGTTGCGGAGGGATTCGCGATGGACTCTCAGGCGCTCGGGGCGGCCTTGCGGCGTCGGAGCGTCCGGCGCAGGCGCGGGAGGCCGAAGACGCCCATGGCCGCGGCTCCCGCCGCAATCGCCAGGTCGGCCTGGTTCCCTGTGAAGGCGCCGGCGAGGGTCACGGCGGGGGTCAGCGCCACGCGGGTGGCGGCCCGCGCCCAGGGCCGTTCCGCGATCCAGTGGGCCAGCGGCGGGCTGACCGCGTAGTAGAGCGACACCGCGCCACGCCCGACCGGGCTCTGGAGCAGGCACTCGTCGCGGAAGGTGCGCAGGATGCTCACGTTCGCCGCCCAGGCAGTGCCGTAGGCCGCGGTGGCCACGAAGCAGTCGTGGTGGTCGCGATGGCGCGGGTACCAGCCACCTCCGCCCCAGCCGCCGCCACCCCAGCCGCCCTTCTTGCCCGCGGGGTAGAGCCAGCCGGCGCCGTTGCACTCCTTGCAGGGCTTCCAGCGGCCGTCGTCCCAGCGCCAGCCCTGTCCGTTGCACTTGTGGCACTTCACGGCGCCGGGCACAAAGCTCCCTGTGGGCGGGGGCGGCGGACCGGCAGGCGGGGGCGCGGCCAGACTGGCGCCACCCAGGCTCGATACCAGAAAAAGACACCCCAGCAACAGTCGCCCGACCATGGCTAGCCTCCTCTCCATTCGAGGTGCCTCGTGACCCATGTCTTCTACTGATACGGATACCATGCGGGGCGCGTCCTGTCAAGCTCGCTGTCGAGTTCAGCCGACCGTGGCTCGGACACTGGCCTCCGTGACGGGCGCGATGACGCCGCGCTCGGTGATGATGCCCGCGATGAGGCGCGCGGGGGTGACGTCGAAGGCGGGGTTGTAGACGTCCACGCCGTCGGGCGCGGTCTGCCGCCCAAGGCCGTGGGTGACCTCCTCGGGCCGCCGCTCTTCGATGGGGATGCCGTCGCCGCTGGGCAGCGAGAGGTCGAAGGTGGAGACCGGCGCGGCGACGTAGAACGGCACGCCGTGCTCCTTCGCCAGAATGGCCACGCCGTAAGTGCCGATCTTGTTTGCCGTGTCGCCGTTGGCCGCGATGCGGTCCGCGCCCACGATGACCAGGTTCACTTTCCCCTGCCGCATCACCACGGCGGCCATGTTGTCGCAGATGAGCGTCACGTCTATCCCCGCCTGCATCAGCTCCCAGGCGGTGAGGCGCGCGCCCTGGAGCAGGGGGCGCGTCTCGTCGGCGAACACGCGGAAGCGCTTGCCCTGCTCGTGTGCGGCGAACATCACGGCGAGAGCCGTGCCGTAGTCGGCCGTGGCCAGGCCGCCGGCGTTGCAGTGGGTGAGGACGCCGGCTCCGTCGCGGATCAGGGCCGCGCCGTGGCGGCCGATGGCGCGGCAGATCGCCTTGTCTTCCTCGGCAATGGCGAGGGCCTCATCGAGCAGGCGACGCTTGAGCTGGGGGATGGGCAGGGCGCGGTTCTCGGCGGCCACGCGCTTCATTCGCTCGAGCGCCCAGAACAAGTTGACGGCCGTGGGGCGCGAGGTGGCCAGATAGTCGGTCGCCCGGCGCAGGTCGGCCTCGAAGTCGGCGTAGGTGCCGGCCGTGGAGTTCTGAATGCCCAGGATCGCGCCGAAGGCGGCGGCCACGCCGATGGCGGGAGCGCCCCGCACGCGCAGCACCTTGATCGCCTCCCACATGGCCTCGAGGGTGCGGCACTCGATCTGGCGGAACTCGGTGGGCAGCAGCGTCTGGTCAATCAGGCGGGCGCAGCCATCCACGCCGCCGAGCCATTCGATGGTGGGAACAGGCATCTTGGATTCCCCATCTCCTGTTGCCGATCTCGGAACCGCCAGGGCGGGCCGTCTGCGGCCGCGAGTCCTCACGACCTTCGCCATCATAGCGGCGGGCGGCGGGCGTGTCGAGCGCGGTTCACTGGTACCGGTAGCGGGCGGCACTCCACGAGTCCGCCGCAAGGGCCAGGCTGGCCGTCGCCGCCAGTGCCCACAGGGTCGGCTCGCGCAGGGCGAGGCCCGCGAACAGCACGGGCGGCACCGCCTTGAAGAGCGTGTAGGTGAGGGCCAGGTAGTGGCAGGGCAGTTCCCCGATGAGCGCGGTGGCCCGGCCCGCGCGGCGGCGGGCAAAGGTGGCATAGGCGCCCGAGGCCGCCAACACGGCGCCCGCCGCAATGGCGCCCCACGGGGGCAGGCGTTCCATAACCAGCCACACGAGCGTCAGCAGCATCGCCAGCGAGGCCGCGGCGGCCGCCCACGCGAGCGTTCGCCGCGCCCGTTCCAGCCCCACGCGCACAGCGAAAGTGGCGCTTCCCTGCCGAAGGTCGGCGTCGTAGTCCACTATCTGGTGGAAGTGCAGGTGGACCCACTTGTCGAGGAAGACGGCGGGCGCCGTGAGCCCCAGAACTGCCGCCGGCCCGCCCAGCCAGGCCCAGGGCAGCGCGGCGCAGGCGATGGCCACCGACGCCGCGCACGAGAGCGGGCCGAGGAGTCCTCGCTCCTTGAGCCGCAAGGGCGGTGCCGAGTAGGCCACGCCCAGCGCCACCGCGCCCAGGTAGCCCCCGAGGACGCCCACCCCCGCGCCGGAGAGCACGATCGGCAACATGCCCAGACTCATCAGCCCGGTGACCACGCCGATGCCCACGGCAGGCGGGAGGGTGAGGATCCATCGTTCCTTGCCCGCCGCCAGGTCCTCGGCCCGGTCGGCCAGGTCATTGGCCAGGGTGCCCGACAGGCTCCAGCAGGCCACCGATGCGAGAATGAGCAGGCAGGCCGCCCAGGCGTGGGGGAGCGCCGCGTCGGGCAGTGTGGAAACCACAACCGCCAGGGGGAGCCACAGCGGCCCCGTCTTCCCGAGGCCCCGGCGGCCCCACAGGCTCTCGCGGCAAATGCGCCGCCACAGGGGCGGCGAAGCACTCGCGGGCATCGGCTCAGGCCCTCACCGCGGCCGCGGCGCGAACCAGGGGGCAGGACGGGTCTGGAGCATGCAACCGCCCCGTGAGCGCCAGGGCCATCGCGCGGCATCCCGCGCCGCAGCGGGTCACGTGCTTGCAGTCCGCGCACACCCCGTGCTCCCAGGGCCGACGCATCATCTGGGCGATCGGCGCGTCGTGGAAGATCGCGCCGAGGTCGTCCCGCAGCACATTCCCCAGCGTGGTCGCGGGCGTGTCCAGGCACAGGCAGGGGCTCACGCGGCCTGAGGGCTGTACGGCCATCGAGGCCCGGCACGCCCGGCAGCCGAGGTGCGAGAACTCGATGCGGCCGCTGAACCGTTGCACGAGGGGATGATGCTCGGCCCAGGGCACACGCGTCTCCACCAGCCAGTGGTCGGGCAGCGACAGGAAGTGCTCGAAGACGGGCTCGAGCATCGCGATGACATCGGTCTCGGGGGCAAACGTGCCTGCCGTTCGCCCCACGGGCAGCGGCAGCATGAGGCCGAGCGTGCGCCAGTCCTCGGCCGCGGCGAGGTCGAGGATATCGGGGATGCCGCGCAGCGTGGCCGGCAGGAGGCGCACGGCGAGGGTGGTGTGGAAGCCGTGCGCGCGCACCCGGCGCAGCGCCGTCACCGCCGACGAGACGGCCTCGGGCGGCGTGCCGTGAATCGCGCCATACGTGGCGGGGTCGAGCGAATCGAGGTTGATCATGAAGGAGACCGTCATGGTCTCCTCGCGCAGGCGGCGCAGCAGGTCATCGGTCAGCAGGCTGCCGTTCGAGGCGATGCGCGCCGTGATGCCCAGGTCGGCCATGTGGCGCAGCAGGTCGAGCAGATCGGGACGCACGAACGGCTCGCCGCCCGAGAGGATAAGGCTCTTGACCCCCAGGGCGTGGACACGGCGGATGAACTCGCGCGCCTGGGCCGTCGTCATCTCGTTGGCTTCGGCCGCCCCGGCGTTCGAGAAGCACACGGGGCAGTGGAAGTTGCACCGATAGGTCACGTTCCAGAACAGCGCGCGCAGCGGCGAGGGCGCCATCCAGTCGCCGGGGTCTCGATGGCCAGGCTTGAGCTTCAGCTTGATGTCGAGCATCGGCCCTCCGGGACATCCAGTCCGTGCTACTGGCGAGCAGGTCTGAGGAACTCGGAAGCGAGGTCGCCGCGCATCTTCACCAGGTACTCGACGAGCGAGCCGCAAGCCGAGATGGTGGCCGCCCAGGCCAGGAACCAGGTGGCCTCCCAGGCCAGGTCGGAGAGGGCGATGGGCACGAGGAGATAGAGCATGAAGGTCTTGAGCTTGCCGAACATCGCGATGGGCAGCGGCTTGCCGTGCTCGGCCGCGACCACGCGCAGGAACAGCACGATCAACTCGCGCGAGGTGATGAGCCAGGCCGCCCACACGGGCGAGCGCCCCATCGCCCCGAGCACGAT comes from the Planctomycetota bacterium genome and includes:
- the mtnA gene encoding S-methyl-5-thioribose-1-phosphate isomerase, translating into MPVPTIEWLGGVDGCARLIDQTLLPTEFRQIECRTLEAMWEAIKVLRVRGAPAIGVAAAFGAILGIQNSTAGTYADFEADLRRATDYLATSRPTAVNLFWALERMKRVAAENRALPIPQLKRRLLDEALAIAEEDKAICRAIGRHGAALIRDGAGVLTHCNAGGLATADYGTALAVMFAAHEQGKRFRVFADETRPLLQGARLTAWELMQAGIDVTLICDNMAAVVMRQGKVNLVIVGADRIAANGDTANKIGTYGVAILAKEHGVPFYVAAPVSTFDLSLPSGDGIPIEERRPEEVTHGLGRQTAPDGVDVYNPAFDVTPARLIAGIITERGVIAPVTEASVRATVG
- a CDS encoding UbiA family prenyltransferase; translated protein: MPASASPPLWRRICRESLWGRRGLGKTGPLWLPLAVVVSTLPDAALPHAWAACLLILASVACWSLSGTLANDLADRAEDLAAGKERWILTLPPAVGIGVVTGLMSLGMLPIVLSGAGVGVLGGYLGAVALGVAYSAPPLRLKERGLLGPLSCAASVAIACAALPWAWLGGPAAVLGLTAPAVFLDKWVHLHFHQIVDYDADLRQGSATFAVRVGLERARRTLAWAAAAASLAMLLTLVWLVMERLPPWGAIAAGAVLAASGAYATFARRRAGRATALIGELPCHYLALTYTLFKAVPPVLFAGLALREPTLWALAATASLALAADSWSAARYRYQ
- a CDS encoding radical SAM protein gives rise to the protein MLDIKLKLKPGHRDPGDWMAPSPLRALFWNVTYRCNFHCPVCFSNAGAAEANEMTTAQAREFIRRVHALGVKSLILSGGEPFVRPDLLDLLRHMADLGITARIASNGSLLTDDLLRRLREETMTVSFMINLDSLDPATYGAIHGTPPEAVSSAVTALRRVRAHGFHTTLAVRLLPATLRGIPDILDLAAAEDWRTLGLMLPLPVGRTAGTFAPETDVIAMLEPVFEHFLSLPDHWLVETRVPWAEHHPLVQRFSGRIEFSHLGCRACRASMAVQPSGRVSPCLCLDTPATTLGNVLRDDLGAIFHDAPIAQMMRRPWEHGVCADCKHVTRCGAGCRAMALALTGRLHAPDPSCPLVRAAAAVRA
- a CDS encoding CDP-alcohol phosphatidyltransferase family protein, which codes for MLPLHNALSLSRYLLTPVVAALAWNEGTRPAAIALAILAGVSDFVDGPLARRAGDAKPLGALLDMTGDKVFLCTLLIVLGAMGRSPVWAAWLITSRELIVLFLRVVAAEHGKPLPIAMFGKLKTFMLYLLVPIALSDLAWEATWFLAWAATISACGSLVEYLVKMRGDLASEFLRPARQ